AAGATAAACATGAATAGAAGAGGTGAGTGGAAGAAAATCCATTAGTTTTTATCCATTTTAGTGTAAACATAGTGCAGAGAGATAATGAGGAATTATTGGGGGCAGGGTGGGACAAAAGCGTGGGTGTTAGATGGAGAATAGCAGTGGGTGTTGGAAGGAAGAGGACAAAAGAGAGGGAGGGCAAAAGGGTAAATGGAAGGagataataataagaataaaatgaatCTGAAATGGAGGAGAGTGAGATCTTTGTCTGGACGTTGTTTAGGGTGCATTGGTGTCAGGTTTTGATGGGTCGGGTTTGGTCCCCTAAGCTTTTTTACTATCTGTTTGCCTTTAACGTGCGCGTTGGGTTTCTTTCATCCTTGCTTCTCAAATTGGAATCTCTTGATGGGGTCCCCATAGTGAGTAGTGAGTAGGTAGGTCCCACTTCAGTGAacatttcaaaatcaattaacttgaaaaacaaaataagaataaagtggggatttaattgtaaataataaaaaataaaattgagagaTCCCTTGGGAGACTACAAAATCCATATGTTCCCCATCTCTGCTTTGCTTTATTTCACTTTAATTCCTTTTCCATAGAAGCTGAGCTGCCACCACATGATTCTCCATCTCCCCTCTCTGACAACCCCATTAACCCTttcattctaaattttaatcgtttttattttctactcaTTATTGCCAAATAACTGTTTATTCCATGTTCATGTGGGAGAGAGTAGAAATAGAAAGAAGGATCTCAGAGGCTCTTAAGGCCAAAGCGTGCCCTTCTTATGTTCTTTAACGTCAGGGCTTTTTGTCCCTTTCATTTGGAACCTTTTACTCCATCTTCTCACTTTTTAAATCACCTATGCTTCATAGAcagtaattttcttttattatttttcatgcaCTTTATTTAAAAGTGTCAAAATTAAAACCACAAATTCAATGAGAAAGTTTTTCTCACATTTTGGTAAAGTTGAGATTTGACATTAATATTCTTAACGACGTGGAACTGTAATTGGAAGTGAGATTTTTATCCTCATTGGGATTCCCTCTTGGTAGCAATTTATGAGAATGTGTAGAAGTAGGAGGGAATGTTAGGTGGTGATGCGTGGACTCACCCCTCTTCGTCTCTGTAACTCGCACACATGGAATATCAATATCAAATTACATAAAACGTAAGTTTTAACCGTTGGTAAATTATACTTTCGTAatactataattattaataaaaattaactgcaaaaattaatgatttatattttaatagatttcaaaaaatatttttatttatttataaaatagtgtagcttattttactaattaataatttattgtcagaaatctaagtgtgagtctaagtctcacattgattagaattgagaaagtagaatactatataagaataaagacccgtAAATCCATTGTTTTAAGGTCTTGGGTTGAAAGTGATGTTAATTCCTTATATGGTTGGGCTCAAGTCTCTTTGGTGTTTGTTCTCACCAGTGATACTCCTCCTTTAAAAACCTAACATTTATAAGCTAAAACATTTTCGACTAATAATAACCTTTTTGGTAGCTAATTgattttttcaacaatttatcTTTCAtggttttctcttttatctTCTTTCTCTGGATTAAATTTTCTTATCACTTCTAAAGTCAAAGTCTCTCCACCTCGTCATTTTGTACTCAAAGATCAGATAGATGGGAGGTCTCGTTTGTGTATTTTAGGATAATCATGGAACAgaatgttcaaaatttaaatacttatttatttatttttattttactgttGAATTGATGATGTTAATTATTACTACacattttttactatttaatttaatagtttaataaaatatacgaTCGCAAAATTTGTTCATATATGCATCCAAGCCCCATATTGACGTTTGATGGAATATTAATCAAAGACGTAATTACATGAGCACATATtgttattaagaaaatataattttgtttcaaaacaAAGTGtcgaaatatttatatattccaataaaaatataaatacgagcaatagaataagataaataaattaattattagtttatgttaaaatatttttaacttatatattttttggttatAGTATacgttattttaatttttaatgacatattgaatctttatctttataaaaaatgaaaagaattcaaagtgtttgaaaaaaactaaaaataaattttccttaaaaagatattgtatctataaatagataaatacacgttttatatcattttgcatttttttcacattttttaataaaatatttatgatgaaaaataaactATCATGCTGTTTTTTTCAACTTTCGATTTCAATTATAgcatttaaataattgatatgcaaatcattatttttttacaagttGATGTTTACGGAAGGGTGAAATTAGTTagatttttcagaaaaaaaaaaacttctaatAAAACTCCATCCAAAAGTCAAACGAACATCAATCATTAATCTTAATTTTGAtcttttggattttgaatttccttctcatatttaatcttaatatatatatatatatatatatatatatatatatatatatatatatatatatatatatatatatatataaacatatactAAAAAATACTTCTCTTTTCTAATTGTTGCTTAAAAATGGCTATTCACATCCAGACAAGTGTATACACACTATGGACAGAAGAGAGATACCAACGGAAAAGAAAAGTGGatagataaagaataaaaagaaacgAAACGAGGACAAGATGATATACAAATTGAAAAACGTGAAAAAAACTATAACTATTTAACTGCAATAATAATCCTATTTGAATTCTAATATAAATCAATCTCGCCACGTGAAATTAGGTCGTGACATGCAACtacacaatttttctttttacatcaAAGCCATTAATATAGTAACAATTTTGGTCAcgattgaaaattaaaaatataatatttaatattattaatgcgTTGCATGCGGTGGTTtttaataaagaagaaaaaaacctggaatattattttttataagaatggTTAGTAAAAGTGCAAAAccaatttaattcatatatagTAGTAGATAAATAATTAGGTGGATGTTGGCATGTGGTGATCGAGAACTTAAAATTTTGAGCTTCCGAGTCCCTTCTAAAACTGAAACTACATTAGTATTTGAAACCTTGGAGCGAGTCTCATATCTGTTGTTTGTCTGTTTACTCTTTGTTTTGAAGGATTCCTTGGAACCAGAAAAATGTCGGGTAACTGTGAGAAAATGGTTGTCATCCCTCCAACGACCAACCAATGGCCACAGGTtcatttctctctcttcttctcacacacacaaacacacttACTACACCAATACATGAGCAGTGCAATTTTGTTTCTTAGCTTTTGGAAGAGAATATCACACTGTGCTGTTATCATACATACCCTAGAACGCCACCTTAAACCAGATctcctttttcatattttattttatcaattttcctTACCCTCCATTAATATGTTATCAGGTGGATGATCACAAGGTCTTGATGGGTTCCTTTGGTGGAAGCAACAACACTAAGGTAATGGAAAAACCAGATCAAGAGCTTGTGCAGCAGCAGCTGCAACAACAAACCCTCAAGTGCCCTCGCTGTGACTCGTCAAACACTAAGTTCTGCTACTACAACAACTACAGTTTGTCTCAGCCACGACACTTCTGCAAAGCCTGCAAGCGCTACTGGACAAGAGGTGGAACCCTCAGGAACGTTCCTGTTGGTGGTGGGTGCAGAAAAAACAAGCGTGTTAAGCGTCCAATGACAAATTCTTCTGCTGCTGCCATCGACACTGCTTCTTCTTCTAATTCTTCTTCTGCTCTCACCGCTGCTTCGCAACCACAGATCGACACTGCTTCAACCTCCAATCACATCAACCCTTTGTTTTACGGGTTGTCCAGTTGCTCCAGCGATGTCAATCTTCCGCTGTTCCCTAGGTTTGCCTCCAGACTCTCCAGTTCCGGGTTTGATCTTCAGCTGAATAATGCCCTCGGATTAGGTTTTTCATCCGGGGTTGTGTCCAATGAAGCCAGCGAGAATAACAGTTTTAGAAACGGGTTTGGTTCTAATAACGCGCTTCTTTCAAGTTATAATTCCATATTTGGTTCTTCCTCAAGTTCTACATCCACTACTCCAGCCATGTCTTCACTGTTGAGCTCTACCTTGCTTCAGCAGAAGTTCATCGGCAGTGGGTTGAAAGATGGTGTTGATAGCAACAGTTTCCAGCATGGCTTAGGCTTAACCCCACTAGAGCAGTTGCAAATGCCGAGTGATAACAGTGAGGCAGGGATGGTATCTTTAAAAGATGTGAAAGTAGAATTAGGACAAAACAACAGGTTGGAGTGGAATGGTGCTTGTCAAAACCAGATCCAGCATGTGGGCATGTACGATCCCTCGCTTTATTGGAATAATTCAGCAACAGCTTTGGGTGTTTGGAACGATCAAGCTGCTAATATCGGTTCTTCAGTCACTTCTCTGATCTAGGAAATACCATCCAATCAAATGAAGAAACATGTTTTTCAAGTTTGTCTCCCCCTTCTGTGTTTTTACtgctactttttcttttcttttttttttttattctcttggGGCAAATGGGGTTTGGTTTACTTAATTAcatcaaaaaatttattgaacaaGGAGGACAAGTGATACATGTAAGAAAATGGGAAAGCTAAAGGTGAGAGGAGTTTGGATCGGAGAGATCATGTCAGCTGCATcctgcaatatatatatataattactccTCAGCCAGTTAGTTTTACATGTGAAGGTTGGGAAGAAAAATTGCATGAATTGCTCTGAGAGGAACCTCGGATCCTCTCCTCTCATCATCTCACAGTTGCTGCCACCTCGTCAAGCAGTGTTCTCCATAGTTGAGCAATGCAAGTTGGTCTTTGGTTTTGTTATGTATATACGCAATGAcatctcttttttcttattgtaATGTATTACTGTTGTAGTTAGGTGGGGTAGGGGATTTACTGGGTGATGCTAAGTAGTATTGgtttcaattttgttaactttgagatgattttagttttggatAGGGAGAATGGGGATATATTGGGTACATTTGGTATAATGTGGTATAGAAGAGAGGGGGATTATTTACCTGGTTTTAGGGGTGATTAATGATTTAATGTATGTCGGTGGTTTGGTGCTTATATTGTTGAACCTTTTTCTATGTATTGGTTCTTCCGAGAAACTTTGGTCCATGCACAGAATATTGGTGCTTTGATTTATGCATGTATATATGTTTTGAGATAGTTGAGATTGGAAAACATAACATAAGCACCCGTATATTTCACACTGAAAAAACAAATGAGCATGGCCTAGGGAATGTAGCTAATCTCTTGCACACGATAGGAACTTAAGCAGGGTTTGGACTGATGCTGTCTTATGGTGAGAGGGGACATAACAACGGTTTCGATATTCT
This portion of the Vigna unguiculata cultivar IT97K-499-35 chromosome 6, ASM411807v1, whole genome shotgun sequence genome encodes:
- the LOC114189037 gene encoding dof zinc finger protein DOF1.4; translated protein: MSGNCEKMVVIPPTTNQWPQVDDHKVLMGSFGGSNNTKVMEKPDQELVQQQLQQQTLKCPRCDSSNTKFCYYNNYSLSQPRHFCKACKRYWTRGGTLRNVPVGGGCRKNKRVKRPMTNSSAAAIDTASSSNSSSALTAASQPQIDTASTSNHINPLFYGLSSCSSDVNLPLFPRFASRLSSSGFDLQLNNALGLGFSSGVVSNEASENNSFRNGFGSNNALLSSYNSIFGSSSSSTSTTPAMSSLLSSTLLQQKFIGSGLKDGVDSNSFQHGLGLTPLEQLQMPSDNSEAGMVSLKDVKVELGQNNRLEWNGACQNQIQHVGMYDPSLYWNNSATALGVWNDQAANIGSSVTSLI